The Dehalococcoidia bacterium DNA segment TGTATTTAAAGATAATAATTAGATAATACTGATATTTTCTAGTACTTAATGATTATTTCTCTAATTTATGAACTCTACCTCTGTGGATTATCGAATTCACATTTCTTAGATCTTTAATTTCTTTTTCTGGTTTACCATCCACTGAAATTATATTAGCTATTTTACCTGGCTCTATCGATCCAACTTCATTATCTACCCAACAAGACATTGCTGAAAAAATAGTTCCTGATTGAATAGCTTCCATTGGACTCATACCAACAGAAACATGAGAATGTATTTCATCCTGAAAGCTTGTTCCACCTAATTTATAATGTTGCCAAGAAGCATCAGAACCAGCAACAAATTGTATACCTTTGTCCAAAACTTTTTCCCAAACTTTTTGAGAATCATCCCAGTGCTTTTGCCAAACTTCAATTTCAGTTTTTTCTAAGTCAGATAATTCTACTTCCTTTTCTTTTTCCCATAGTTGCCATATTCTATCTCTTCCTTGATGAAGTGTGGGGTTTATGAAAATGCCTTCATCAGCCATTTTATCAGCAAGTTTTTCATCAAATTCTATGACTCCATCTGTATTTACAAATCTACCATGAATTATAGTATCAACCCCTGCTTCAACAGCTATTCTCATTCCTTCGGTATTTACACAGTGAGCTGCGGTATGAACTCCAAATTTATGAGCTTCAAAAACTATAGCTTTCATTTCATCTAAATTAAATGATGGTACTCTTACATTTGAGGTACCAGTACTTCCTCCTGTTGCTGTAATTTTTATCATATCGCTTCCATCTTTTAGAAGACGCCTGACTGAAGCTATACATTCTGTAGGCCCAGTAGCTACTTCTCCAAACCAATTTAAGTGCCCTCCCACTATGGTTATTGGTCTTCCGGACATAATAAGATCAGGCGTTTGAATTATTCCTCTATTTGCAGCTTCCTTAATCATGTAACCTGTCATATTTTTTGCACCTAAATCTCTAAGAGTGGTTACACCTGAATCAAGATGTTTTATAGCATTTTGAGCTCCATTTATTGCTAATAAATTATCGTCAGTCTTTACTAAGACATCACCCGGAGTTCCATCTCCAAAACCAATTAGATGTACGTGGCAATCAACTAAACCAGGAAGTATAGTTCCCTTAAGTTTAAATTTTTCCGCGTTTGAAAACATTTCATGAGATGAAATTTTTTCTGTAGAATCTACACTTATTATTTCAGCATCCTTAACAAGAATAGAAATATCTTTTTCAATAACTTTTCCAGCTACAGTATCAATCATTCTGTTCCCAGAAAAAACTTTTATATTCATTTTTTACACCCTTTGAATATAGATTCTGTTAGTTTAGTAGGTACTATATACCATACTCCCTTTTTCTTTAATTTTAAAGGCTCATCAACAAATTCAACTTTCCAATCTAAATTATTAGAGTCTATTTTATTAAAAGTATCTTTCTCAAGCCCAACAGAACCTTCTGAACCCAATATATGAATTATTTCAGACGGTAAAGGAAATAGCTCAAATGGATCATCAATAGGAGATGACATTTGAATTAGTAAAGAAACTGGTTCAAACTGTGTCTTAATTATTTCCTTGAATGTTTCATCATCACATGATTTATCAATATAATCGGAATAGATATTTTTTTTCAACCAAATATAAAAATCTATAACTTCTTCGATATAAATATCTGACCTAATTGCAAGATTAGAAGTAGAATTGACGTTTCTTCTAGCTTCCATAATTTCAGATCTCAATTCTGATCTCCAGTCTTGTAACTGCGAATAGTCTTCCTCGGACGAACATGCCATAAAAATTGAGAAAAAAGCAATAGATATTAAGAGTATATGTTTTTTAGGCATGACTTTTTAAATTAGACCAGTAAGATTGAGATCCTTTGCATTGTGACAACTGAAAGTTCTTCCTGATTTATCAATTGTTAGTTCTGGATTAGTTTTTTTACATTCATCAGTGGCATATGTACATCTTGGATGAAAATAACATCCTGATGGAGGATTAGAGGGATTTGGAATTTCTCCTATCAAGGTTTTGTGATTCTTAACTAAATCTGGATCAGCTTGTGGAACTGCTGAAATCAAAGCTTCTGTATATGGATGTTTTGGATTTGAAAAAATTTGTTCTGGTGTTCCGTTTTCAACTAATCTCCCTAAATACATAACATTTATTTCATCACTAATCTGTCTTACGATACTAAGATCATGAGAAACAAAAAGATAAGACAATCCAAACTCATCTTGTAGATCCATTAGTAGATTTATTACTTGAGCTTGAACAGAAACATCCAATCCAGAAACAGGTTCATCACATACTATTAAAGATGGATTTAATGCTAAGGCTCTAGCAATTCCAATTCTTTGTCTTTGGCCACCACTAAAAGCATGTGGATATCTAATCATATATTCAGATCTTAATCCTACTTTTTCTAATAACTCTTCGACTCTATCTTGTCTTTCAGACTTATTCTTTACTCCGTTTAATAGTAGAGGTTCACTAACTATTTCAAATAAATTCATTCTAGGATTCAAGGATGAAAAAGGATCTTGAAAAATCATTTGCATTTCTTTTCTCAAGGGTCTTAATTCACTTTCATTTAAGGTTGCTAAATCATGGGAACCGTCACCACTGTTTAGGTGTATTTCACCTTCTGTAGGATCAATGGCCCTTAATATACATTTCGAAATAGTAGTTTTTCCACAACCAGATTCACCAACTAATCCAATTGTTTTCCCACGCGGAATAACAAAAGAAACATCATCAACAGCTTTTACTACTCCAGTAACTTTTTTCATTATTCCTGAGGTAAGTGGATAGTACTTCTTTAAGTTTTTTATTTCTACTATATTTTCATTTTGAGTTTTTGTAACTGACATAATTAACCTACTTGTTGTACAGATGGCAATTTACTAGATGACCATCTTCTATTTTTTCTTGACTAGGGAACTCAACATTACAGGTTCCATCAATGAAGTCTTTACATCTTGGATTGAAAGGACATCCACTAGGCCTAGCCTGAGGATGAGGAATTGTACCTGGAAGAATGGGGAGTCTTTCTCTGTGCCCTGTAGCCAAAGAAGGTATAGAACTGAGAAGTGCTTGAGTATATGGATGTTTAGGATTCTTGAAAACTTGATGAATTGAACCACTTTCTATAACTTTTCCTAAGTACATTACATTTACTTCGTCGGCTAATTCTGCAATAACACCTAGGTCATGAGTTATCATAATTATAGACATCCCATTTTTTTCTTGAAGTTCTTTCAACAAATCTAGTGTTTGGGCTTGCGTGGTAACATCAAGAGCAGTAGTTGGCTCGTCTGCAATAAGTATATCTGGGTTTGTACATAGAGCCATAGCAATCATGGCTCTCTGCCTTTGCCCTCCACTAAGCTCAAATGCATACTGCTTCAATCTTTGCTTTGGATTACTCATACCAACTCTAACTAACCAATCTTCGGCTAATTCCATAGCTTCATTTTTTTCATAATTTAGATGTAACTTGATAGCTTCTGTAATCTGATTACCTACAGTATGAATAGGACTGAAAGATGTCATAGGTTCCTGAAAAATCATCGAAATTCTTCCACCTCTAACTTGCTTTAGTTGCTGATTATTCAGTTTAGTTATATCTTGAGAATTTTCATGATTTTTATCATAAAGAGTCATAGTACCATCTAATATTTTCCCAGGTCGATCAATTAGTCTAAGAATTGACTTAGTTGTTATACTTTTACCACATCCAGATTCTCCAACAATTCCTAGTGTTTTCTTTGGGAATACATCTAAATTAACTCCATCTACAGCCTTAACAATTCCATCAGCAGTGTAAAAATAAGTGTGCAAATTTCTTACCTCTAATAAAGGCAAAGTCTCGCTTTTATTTTTCTTGGTTACCATATTTATACCTCCTGATACGGATCTGCCGCATCTCTAATTCCATCTCCCATGAAATTCAAGGCGAGAATAACTAAAATTACAGCAATCGCTGGAATAAATAACCATGGGAAAGAAGCTACCGACTGAACATTTTGAGCATCTTTTAGCAAAACCCCATAACTTACAGCAGGAGGTCTTAGTCCTAAACCTAAGAAACTCAAGGATGTTTCAGTAACAATCATCAATGGTAAAGACAAAGAAGCTTGAGCAATAATATGGCTGTAAAAAGAGGGAAGCATATGTATAAAAACAATTCTCATAGTTTTGGCACCATTAAGCCTTGCTGCAGTAACAAAATCTTCATCTTTCATCGCAAGGAATCTTCCTCTTATAACTCTTGCTAAATCAGTCCATGCAAATAATGAAATTATTATAGTGATCATGAAATATATTTGATTAATAGTCCAGTCTTCAGGAAAAGCCGAAGATAAACCCATGTATAGAGGAATAGTAGGAACAGATCTTATTATCTCAATTAGTCTTTGTAATATAGAGTCAATTATTCCTCCATAATATCCTGAAATTGCTCCAATAAATATTCCAAATATAATACTTAATGCAACACCAACTAAACCAATAGTCAAAGACACTCTAGTTGCATGCATTGTTCTTGAATAAACGTCTCTACCTTGTTTATCGGTTCCAAATAAATGTATCCATGCATTAGGATCTTTTGTCTCATCTTTCATACCTAAAATATGTCTATTTGTAGTAAATAGTCCCCAAAGTTTATATTCATAACCTTTTGCAAAAAAAGTTATACCTTGAGAATTATCACAATCTTCTTCAAATTCCATTAGGAATGTTTCCATATTTCTTGCACCAGTCACTTCACATGTACTCATAAAATGACCATTATGGAAAAATTTAACTGGTTGAGGTGGCATATAACCTCTAGCAGCTGCATAATCTACAGGTGGGGCTGTTGAAAGAAAATCGGCCATAAGAACAACAACATAAAATAATATAACTACAATTGATGCTGAAAAACCAAGTCTATGTCTCTTAAATCTTCTCCATATCAGCTGTCTTTGAGTTGCTAATTCAACTGAGTTAGCTTGATCTGATGATTCTGGAGCTGAATCATTCTTCGAAAAGATTTTTCCTAGTGAGGATAAAACCATTAGGAGCCACCTGCTTCCAATCGAATTCTTGGATCAACCCACAATAGCAAGAGATCTGATATGAAAGTTCCTACAACAGTCATAAATCCAATAAGTAATATAATACCACCCGCCAAAAACATATCTTGAGCAACTAAAGCCTTAACCAACATAGGTCCAACTGTGGGTAGAGATAATACAACTCCTACAATAATACTTCCAGAAATAAGATAAGGTAGTATATAAGCAGTTAAGCTTATAGCTGGATTAAGAGCTAATCTAACAGGATATTTTAATATTAGCCTCCATTCAGACATACCTTTAGCTCTAGCAGTTATAACGTAAGGTTTACTTAATTCATCAAGTAAATTTGCACGAGTTATTCTCATTAGAGAAGCTGTACCAGCTGTACCTAAAACTACCATCGGTATCCAAATATGGTCAATTAAATCTTTAACTCTACCCCAACTCCATGGGACACCTACATACTCTGGAGAAAATAGCCCCCCAGGGCTAAAATCGAACCAAACAAAAAATAAATACATTGCAATCAATGCAATCATGAAGTCTGGAATTGCTAAACCGACAAATCCTAAGAATGTGAACAAATAATCCCAAACAGAATATTGCTTGACCGCAGAAATAATTCCGAAAGGAATTGCAATTACCCAAATAAAAATTACACACGCAATGGCAAGTACAATAGTTAGTAATAATCTTTCAGATATTACCTCAGTTACTGGCATATTATACTCGAATGAAAAACCTAAACTTTGATCAAATAATATTTGACCCATCCACTTAAAATATTGAACATATAACGGTCTATCTAAACCATAAAATATTCTAAGATTATCAGCTTCTTCAGCATCTACCAAGCTTCCTGTAGCCTGAAGCTGTGCTATGTAAGCTGTTACATAATCTCCTTCAGGAAGATTAATAATAAAAAAAGAAATAAGAGTTACAGCCCATAGAGCTATAAACATAAAAATTGTTCTTCTTATAAGGAAATTCAGCATATAAAACTCTCCAACCCACTCCTGAAAATGAATACTCTTTTGAAATTATCTTACAAAATATATGAAAAGAGGGCACAAAAGGCCCTCTTTTCATATTTAAATAATCAAATGTTGATTATTGGTTTCCGCCTTCTAACCACCATGTCTCAGGGAAACCATTTCCTGAAGTTTGTGCATGGTATGAGAAAGGAAGTGGATTAGGAACGTTTCTTACATTCTTCTTGATTATAGCTGTATATGTAGGCTTGTTCATCACAGTTGTGATTGGGTTTACATTATTACAGTTTAGTTCTACAACCTTTTTAAGATTTTCAGTATACTTTGTTCCGTCACTAACAGCTTCGTCATAAAGTTTCTGCCATTCTCCAATCCATCCGTCTGCATAAGTTCCATCAGCTTGGTGTGCATCAGCTGCAGCTGGAGCAATATATCCTCCACCCGCTACCATACCCAAGTGATTTGGAGTTATGATCGCACCAGCTCTTCCAGATGATTCCCAACTGTTAAGCATGGTTTCGTTATTTTCGAATCTTCCTGACCACAAGCTTCTTTCTTGTGCATCAAGTTTTCCATCGATACCAAGATGCTTTTTCCACATTTCGATAACCATAGAGTCAATACCTTCGTAATCTTCGAATGCTGCTACAGCAACACTGTGAGTTACAACGATTTTTTCTCCTGTTTCAGGCATCAATCTCATGCCGTCAGCATCTTTTTGATCTAATCCAATTGAGTCTAATAAAGCATTAGCTTCTTCTGGATTAAATTCTACGTAGTGTTCTCCAACATAGTGATCTGGATCGTCTGGGTCATCCCATCCTGCACACAGTCCACCAGTTTCTCCTAATCCTAGGAAGAATACTTCGTTAATTTCATCTCTTTCAATACCCATTGATAGAGCTGCTCTAAAGTCTTTATTTTGCAAGAAAGATGCAGTTTCAGTATCTACTGCTCCTCCATCACCTTCCCAAGTTTCATTGATGTAAAGGTTAGCAATACCAGATTCAGGTTGTCTCCAGAATTGAATTCTGTAGTTACCTTTTTCAGAGTTCTCTGTAAATACAGGTAGTTTTGAAAGGTCAATGTGTCTACCTTGAACAGTAAATTCACCAGCAATAGCCTTAAGGTTTAGCACCTCTAGGTTTTCTGCTAGATCAAGAACTACTCCATCCATGTAAGGAAGTTGCTGACCTTCTGTGTCAACACCGTAGTAGAAACAGTTTCTTTCTAGAGCCCATTGATCAGAAGTAATAGGCTTTGTAACTCTCCAAGCAGTCATCATAGGTGAATCAGGGTTAGCGTTAGCATGGTTTAAGAACAACATGTACTTAGCCCAGTTTTCGTAACCAGCAGCTTCTGCTTTAGCATTAGCTTCATCAAGACCTATAACATCAGGATGGTAGTCACTTAAGTAGTGCGAAGGTGCGTAAAGACCAAGACCAGAGTCTCCTCTAGTGTGTGGTCCTGCAACAACAACAGAAGCTAATAAAGTAATTAGTAGACCGTAAGGTTCTTCTGAATTAATTTGTAGAGTTTCTGAATCTACTGCTGTGAATTTTAGCAATTCCCCACCAGACTTCATCCATGAAGGTGGTGTTGGCACTAGATCTTCGTTTTGTACCATATGGTTATACCAAAACATGATGTCTTCAGTAGTCATATCATCTCCATCAGACCATTTTAGGCCTTTTCTTAGAGTTAAAGTGAATTCTGTTGCATCATCATTAATAGTCCAACTTTCAGCAATGTTTGGTTGAACATCTGTCATATTAGTTCCGAAGAACAATATGTGATCTTTCATAGGTCTTTCCATGTTTTGTCCATCAGCAGGACCAGTGAAAGCTCTGTACCAAGTACCACCATATTCTCCAATGCTTTCAGCAGGCTGAATAACAAGTGGGTTTTCAGGTAGTCTTTCTTCTAAAGCAGGAATCTCTCCAGCCTCAGCTTTAGCGGCACACATTGGAGATTCAGAGAATGAACTAGGCATTTCGTCTGAAAGACTTGGCCAAGACACATCTCCTTCTCCTAATCCAGCAGCCTGGTCTTCACCAGTAGCAGCTTTTGAAGTTTCTGAAGTTTCAACAAGCTTTGGCTCTGCTTTAGCAGGCGCAGCCTCTGCAGGCATTGCTTCCTTAGCTTTTTCAGCTGTCATACCAGCATCCTTAGCGGCAGCAGCTGCAGCACTAGCATTTGTAGTGTTTGTAGCTTCTTCAACTTCCTCTTCTGAACAAGCTATTGCAAATAATCCTAAACTTAGAATCATTACACTAACTAGTCCATATCGGAATTTTTTTAACATACATATCCTCCGTAGTTACTTTTTTATTCCACGAACATATAGGACCAATTGACCCTATCGATTTATTATAACTCATATTACTGAAAAAAAATCAACTGTTGGAATTGATTCTTTAGTAATTTATTTCTAATTAGCCAATTAAGTTAGCTAATTAGAAATCGATATATTTAACAATAAATAATTTATTACAAATATATCGATCAATTAACTAGTTTTTGCAGTTCATCTATACCCAATCTGCCAGCGAAAGTTAATGCTATTTCACCATCACTCTCAGTAAATACCCAAGACGGGAAATAGGTGATTCCAAAATGTTCAGATAAGGTGTTTTGATTATCATCATAAATTACAGGATATTGCCAATTTTCATTAAATAACCAATTATCAGGAGGGTAGTTATTTTTTTCTGGATCAGTATGAGTTACGACTAAAACAATATTAACATCCTTATTAATGAGATCAGCTTGATTTATCCACTCAATTACTTCTGGAATTTCTTCTCTACAATATGGGCACCAATGAGCTACAAATAAAAAAATAGTAGGTCTATTATCTGGATATATAACAGAAGACTCTTTATTAATTTGTAATTCAATTATTGGAGAAAAATCTCCTCTAGATACATCTAATCTAGTTTGAGGATCGTAGATTTGAATTTTTTCTCCTGATACTTTGAAATCGCTGTAGTTTTCAAATTCAAGTTCATTAGTACAGCTTATGGATAGAAATAAAAAAATAAATAAAATTAGAGTTCTTTTCATTTATACACCATGCCAATCTTTTGAATTTAGTGATAGTTTCAATCCGTTAGAAATATTCTGAAGAATATTTATATCTTCAATATGCTGTAATCTATCTTGTTTTTCAAACATAGTATTAAGTATAAATTCTTTCATTCCGGGCCAACCATAATGAGGTTCAAAAAAAGATATTTTTTTATTATTATCTGATTTTATCTCTGATTTCATTAGATCAACTTGTACTGTTTCTTTTTCAAAGAATAAGTCTAATATTACGCTCAATTCAGTTTGAGTTTCCATATCAAACTCCCATTCTGCAAAAAAATCTCCATAATCTAAAATAGCCGATCCTTTTGATTCAGTTGGAAATTTAGATTTTGTTACCCCACTACTAGTAACTCTCTTAGGTGCAATATTAAAAATTTTATTGAACACATCAATATACCAAGGAGATGCAGTATATATACTGAAGCCAGGCCACCAGTTGGCTGATAATTTGAGCTTTGCTTTTTCCAAATTTCCAAATTTATTAGTTTCAAACATTTTTCCTAGATAACTTATAATTGGTAAATGTGACATTTCAAGATTAGGTATATAAATATTACTTTTAGAAGACATTTTAGAAATTATCTTTTTAGATTCAGAATTTTCCATTGATAATGGCATTTCAAATATGCAGTCTATATCTCTACTTAGAACATCACTTATAATTTTTCCATGCGATGAATCTGGAACACTTATAATTATCAAATCTAATTGCTTATCATCTATAAGTCGCATGTAGTCTAAGGAAAATTTACAGTCTGTATTATTTATTAAAGTTTTTGCAGTAACTAGAGATTTCTCTGTTTTAGTAGAAACGTGGGAAATATTCAAATTTTCTATTTCCGATAGAACAGGTAAATAAGCATTTTTAACCCATGAACCAAATCCTATTATGCCAATTTTTTTATAAGTCATAAGTAAATTTTATATCATCGAAATATAATTGAGTTATTATTTATTAAATAAAAGTAATCAAAAGAGAAAAATATGAATAATAAGAAATATATAAAAGGTACCAAAATATCAGATATAGATACTCCTTCAATTTTAGTTGATCTTGATATAGCTGAAAATAATATTAAGAAAATGCAAACCTTTGCAGATGAAAATAATGTTTCAATGAGACCGCATTCTAAAACAAATAAAAGTCCATATTGGGCAAAAAAGCAAATAGATCAAGGTGCTATTGGAATTTGTTGTGCAAAGTTAGGTGAAGCGGAAGAAATGGCGACTGGAGGAGTAAAAGAAATACTAATACCAAATCAAATTGTAGGAAAATCAAAAATTCAACGACTAGTAGAAGTAAATAAAATATCAAAAGTTATGGTTGCAGTTGAAAATGAAGACAATATTGAAGAATTATCAGAAGCTTTTGAGAATAATTCCCTGAAATTAGGAGTGATAATCGAAGTAAACGTAGGTATGGATAGGTGTGGAGTTGAACTTGATGAAATTGTTGAATTTACAAATAAGATAAATCAGAAAAAAGGATTATCTTTTGAAGGAATTATGGGGTATGAAGGCCATACTGTGAACATAGATAACTATGAGGAAAGAGTAAACGAAACCAATAAAGCTATGAATAAATTAGTTAAAGCAAAAAACCTGATTGAAGAAAGTGGAGTAGAGGTAAGAATAGTTTCAGCATCAGGAACAGGAACCTATAACATAACATCAAAAATCGATGGAATAACAGAACTACAATGTGGTTCTTATATATTCATGGATGGAAATTATTTGAAAATTTTTGATGATTTTCAACCAGCTCTAACTCTTATGTGTACTGTTGTTTCAAGAAGAGATAATAGAATAGTTATTGATTGTGGATTAAAATCTGTTTCAATGGATCAAGGATTACCTGAGGTTGTATCCCCAAAAGGGATAAAATTAGTAGGTTTATCTGAAGAACATTGTAAATGCATAATAGAAACAGAAGAAGAAAATGAATTAAAAGTAGGTGATAAAATTTTTCTAAGACCAATGCACTCCGATACAACTATAAATTTACATGATGATTATTTTGTTCACAGAAATGGCTTATTAGAAGAATCTGTTCCTATTGTTGGTAGAGGTAAATTCAAATAATGCTAGATTTTCTTATCAAAGGGGTAAGAATAATTGATGGTAACCCTAATAAATCTTATATTGGTGATATAGGAATATTAGAAGATAAAATTATAACTAAAGAGCTAAATAACGTTAAATATAAGGAGCTAATAGATGGTTCTGGGAAAATAATATGTCCTGGATTTATAGATGTTCATTCTCATGATGATTTTAAGGTTGTTACTGATAAAAGGATCTTACATAATTTGTGCCAAGGAATAACTACAATGATTGTTGGAAATTGTGGTTTTGGCGTTTCTCCTTATTTATCAGCCAAAGAACAAATGTCTTCTTTGTATAAAGTTTCAAAATTAGATGACGTTTGGAATAATTTTTCAGAATATTTTGATCTATTAGATAGATACCCAACTTCAATTAATGTAGGCGTATTAATTGGTCATCATACCATTAGAAGAAATTCTCTAAATCTAATGGATAAAATTTATCCTACTGAAGATGAATTAATAAAGATGATAAATTTAGTTGAAGAAGGGATGGAAGCTGGGTGCCTAGGATTTTCTACAGGTTTAGTTTATGAGCCTGGTAGGAATTCTAAAACTGAAGAAATTATTGAAATAACTAAGCCAATTAAAAAATATGAAGGTGTCTATGTTTCACATATGAG contains these protein-coding regions:
- a CDS encoding amidohydrolase family protein produces the protein MNIKVFSGNRMIDTVAGKVIEKDISILVKDAEIISVDSTEKISSHEMFSNAEKFKLKGTILPGLVDCHVHLIGFGDGTPGDVLVKTDDNLLAINGAQNAIKHLDSGVTTLRDLGAKNMTGYMIKEAANRGIIQTPDLIMSGRPITIVGGHLNWFGEVATGPTECIASVRRLLKDGSDMIKITATGGSTGTSNVRVPSFNLDEMKAIVFEAHKFGVHTAAHCVNTEGMRIAVEAGVDTIIHGRFVNTDGVIEFDEKLADKMADEGIFINPTLHQGRDRIWQLWEKEKEVELSDLEKTEIEVWQKHWDDSQKVWEKVLDKGIQFVAGSDASWQHYKLGGTSFQDEIHSHVSVGMSPMEAIQSGTIFSAMSCWVDNEVGSIEPGKIANIISVDGKPEKEIKDLRNVNSIIHRGRVHKLEK
- a CDS encoding dipeptide ABC transporter ATP-binding protein, translated to MSVTKTQNENIVEIKNLKKYYPLTSGIMKKVTGVVKAVDDVSFVIPRGKTIGLVGESGCGKTTISKCILRAIDPTEGEIHLNSGDGSHDLATLNESELRPLRKEMQMIFQDPFSSLNPRMNLFEIVSEPLLLNGVKNKSERQDRVEELLEKVGLRSEYMIRYPHAFSGGQRQRIGIARALALNPSLIVCDEPVSGLDVSVQAQVINLLMDLQDEFGLSYLFVSHDLSIVRQISDEINVMYLGRLVENGTPEQIFSNPKHPYTEALISAVPQADPDLVKNHKTLIGEIPNPSNPPSGCYFHPRCTYATDECKKTNPELTIDKSGRTFSCHNAKDLNLTGLI
- a CDS encoding ABC transporter ATP-binding protein, translated to MVTKKNKSETLPLLEVRNLHTYFYTADGIVKAVDGVNLDVFPKKTLGIVGESGCGKSITTKSILRLIDRPGKILDGTMTLYDKNHENSQDITKLNNQQLKQVRGGRISMIFQEPMTSFSPIHTVGNQITEAIKLHLNYEKNEAMELAEDWLVRVGMSNPKQRLKQYAFELSGGQRQRAMIAMALCTNPDILIADEPTTALDVTTQAQTLDLLKELQEKNGMSIIMITHDLGVIAELADEVNVMYLGKVIESGSIHQVFKNPKHPYTQALLSSIPSLATGHRERLPILPGTIPHPQARPSGCPFNPRCKDFIDGTCNVEFPSQEKIEDGHLVNCHLYNK
- a CDS encoding ABC transporter permease, yielding MVLSSLGKIFSKNDSAPESSDQANSVELATQRQLIWRRFKRHRLGFSASIVVILFYVVVLMADFLSTAPPVDYAAARGYMPPQPVKFFHNGHFMSTCEVTGARNMETFLMEFEEDCDNSQGITFFAKGYEYKLWGLFTTNRHILGMKDETKDPNAWIHLFGTDKQGRDVYSRTMHATRVSLTIGLVGVALSIIFGIFIGAISGYYGGIIDSILQRLIEIIRSVPTIPLYMGLSSAFPEDWTINQIYFMITIIISLFAWTDLARVIRGRFLAMKDEDFVTAARLNGAKTMRIVFIHMLPSFYSHIIAQASLSLPLMIVTETSLSFLGLGLRPPAVSYGVLLKDAQNVQSVASFPWLFIPAIAVILVILALNFMGDGIRDAADPYQEV
- a CDS encoding ABC transporter permease, which codes for MLNFLIRRTIFMFIALWAVTLISFFIINLPEGDYVTAYIAQLQATGSLVDAEEADNLRIFYGLDRPLYVQYFKWMGQILFDQSLGFSFEYNMPVTEVISERLLLTIVLAIACVIFIWVIAIPFGIISAVKQYSVWDYLFTFLGFVGLAIPDFMIALIAMYLFFVWFDFSPGGLFSPEYVGVPWSWGRVKDLIDHIWIPMVVLGTAGTASLMRITRANLLDELSKPYVITARAKGMSEWRLILKYPVRLALNPAISLTAYILPYLISGSIIVGVVLSLPTVGPMLVKALVAQDMFLAGGIILLIGFMTVVGTFISDLLLLWVDPRIRLEAGGS
- a CDS encoding ABC transporter substrate-binding protein, producing the protein MLKKFRYGLVSVMILSLGLFAIACSEEEVEEATNTTNASAAAAAAKDAGMTAEKAKEAMPAEAAPAKAEPKLVETSETSKAATGEDQAAGLGEGDVSWPSLSDEMPSSFSESPMCAAKAEAGEIPALEERLPENPLVIQPAESIGEYGGTWYRAFTGPADGQNMERPMKDHILFFGTNMTDVQPNIAESWTINDDATEFTLTLRKGLKWSDGDDMTTEDIMFWYNHMVQNEDLVPTPPSWMKSGGELLKFTAVDSETLQINSEEPYGLLITLLASVVVAGPHTRGDSGLGLYAPSHYLSDYHPDVIGLDEANAKAEAAGYENWAKYMLFLNHANANPDSPMMTAWRVTKPITSDQWALERNCFYYGVDTEGQQLPYMDGVVLDLAENLEVLNLKAIAGEFTVQGRHIDLSKLPVFTENSEKGNYRIQFWRQPESGIANLYINETWEGDGGAVDTETASFLQNKDFRAALSMGIERDEINEVFFLGLGETGGLCAGWDDPDDPDHYVGEHYVEFNPEEANALLDSIGLDQKDADGMRLMPETGEKIVVTHSVAVAAFEDYEGIDSMVIEMWKKHLGIDGKLDAQERSLWSGRFENNETMLNSWESSGRAGAIITPNHLGMVAGGGYIAPAAADAHQADGTYADGWIGEWQKLYDEAVSDGTKYTENLKKVVELNCNNVNPITTVMNKPTYTAIIKKNVRNVPNPLPFSYHAQTSGNGFPETWWLEGGNQ
- a CDS encoding TlpA family protein disulfide reductase, whose product is MKRTLILFIFLFLSISCTNELEFENYSDFKVSGEKIQIYDPQTRLDVSRGDFSPIIELQINKESSVIYPDNRPTIFLFVAHWCPYCREEIPEVIEWINQADLINKDVNIVLVVTHTDPEKNNYPPDNWLFNENWQYPVIYDDNQNTLSEHFGITYFPSWVFTESDGEIALTFAGRLGIDELQKLVN
- a CDS encoding Gfo/Idh/MocA family oxidoreductase, producing the protein MTYKKIGIIGFGSWVKNAYLPVLSEIENLNISHVSTKTEKSLVTAKTLINNTDCKFSLDYMRLIDDKQLDLIIISVPDSSHGKIISDVLSRDIDCIFEMPLSMENSESKKIISKMSSKSNIYIPNLEMSHLPIISYLGKMFETNKFGNLEKAKLKLSANWWPGFSIYTASPWYIDVFNKIFNIAPKRVTSSGVTKSKFPTESKGSAILDYGDFFAEWEFDMETQTELSVILDLFFEKETVQVDLMKSEIKSDNNKKISFFEPHYGWPGMKEFILNTMFEKQDRLQHIEDINILQNISNGLKLSLNSKDWHGV
- a CDS encoding DSD1 family PLP-dependent enzyme → MNNKKYIKGTKISDIDTPSILVDLDIAENNIKKMQTFADENNVSMRPHSKTNKSPYWAKKQIDQGAIGICCAKLGEAEEMATGGVKEILIPNQIVGKSKIQRLVEVNKISKVMVAVENEDNIEELSEAFENNSLKLGVIIEVNVGMDRCGVELDEIVEFTNKINQKKGLSFEGIMGYEGHTVNIDNYEERVNETNKAMNKLVKAKNLIEESGVEVRIVSASGTGTYNITSKIDGITELQCGSYIFMDGNYLKIFDDFQPALTLMCTVVSRRDNRIVIDCGLKSVSMDQGLPEVVSPKGIKLVGLSEEHCKCIIETEEENELKVGDKIFLRPMHSDTTINLHDDYFVHRNGLLEESVPIVGRGKFK